A genomic region of Rhodohalobacter sp. 614A contains the following coding sequences:
- the prfB gene encoding peptide chain release factor 2 (programmed frameshift): MNPIQFDKVEDLFERLDALRGYLDYDKRKVRIIELQEQTQDPNFWNNPDKAQQVMRELDFEKEITGKWDNLNDLRESIKVYKQFLDEGEDVTDEIQAEVSDFKEKLKDLELQNMLSGDDDHRNAIVTFNPGAGGTESQDWGVMLFRMFSRWAEKKGHDVSVVEYQDGDVAGLKSATLEVKGPNAYGYLKSESGVHRLVRISPFDSNSRRHTSFCSVFVSPIIDDTIEVNLNDSDIELQRFHASGAGGQNVNKVETGVRLIWTGKLSDGTEERVVAECQQERSQLQNREKAMVLLKSKVYELEKNIKEREQQKLEDSKSSNEWGSQIRSYVFHPYNMVKDHRTNHETGDVQGVMDGDLDEFMKAYLMMSAAAVSS, from the exons ATGAACCCAATACAATTTGATAAAGTTGAAGACCTCTTTGAGCGCCTGGATGCGCTCAGGGGGTATCTT GACTACGATAAGCGCAAAGTTCGAATTATAGAATTACAGGAACAAACCCAGGATCCCAATTTCTGGAATAACCCAGATAAAGCTCAGCAGGTGATGCGAGAGCTTGATTTCGAAAAGGAAATCACCGGGAAATGGGATAACCTCAATGATCTTCGGGAAAGCATTAAGGTTTACAAACAGTTCCTGGATGAAGGTGAAGATGTAACCGATGAAATTCAGGCGGAGGTTTCTGACTTCAAAGAGAAGCTGAAAGACCTCGAGCTTCAAAATATGCTCAGTGGTGACGATGATCACCGAAATGCAATTGTTACGTTCAATCCCGGAGCAGGCGGAACCGAAAGCCAGGACTGGGGGGTGATGCTCTTCCGAATGTTTTCTCGCTGGGCCGAGAAAAAAGGACATGATGTTTCGGTAGTTGAATACCAGGATGGCGATGTGGCCGGACTAAAAAGTGCTACACTCGAAGTAAAGGGGCCGAACGCTTACGGATATCTTAAATCGGAAAGTGGCGTTCATCGTTTGGTACGGATTTCTCCTTTCGATAGCAACTCGCGGCGACATACTTCGTTTTGCTCGGTTTTTGTTTCACCCATAATAGACGATACGATTGAAGTGAATCTGAATGATTCGGATATCGAACTTCAGCGATTCCATGCCAGTGGTGCAGGCGGACAAAATGTGAACAAGGTAGAAACCGGTGTTCGTCTTATCTGGACGGGCAAGCTCTCGGATGGAACCGAAGAACGGGTTGTTGCTGAATGCCAGCAAGAGCGATCTCAACTTCAGAATCGTGAGAAGGCAATGGTTTTGTTGAAATCGAAAGTGTACGAGCTGGAAAAGAATATCAAAGAAAGAGAACAGCAGAAACTTGAGGATTCAAAAAGCAGTAATGAATGGGGATCTCAAATCCGGTCATATGTTTTTCACCCTTATAATATGGTGAAAGATCACCGGACCAATCACGAAACCGGCGATGTGCAGGGAGTGATGGACGGCGATCTCGACGAGTTTATGAAAGCTTACCTGATGATGAGTGCCGCGGCAGTTTCATCATGA
- the coaE gene encoding dephospho-CoA kinase (Dephospho-CoA kinase (CoaE) performs the final step in coenzyme A biosynthesis.): MITVGVTGGIGSGKTTVCKEWEKLGAKVVYADDLAKNLMTSDSDLKQKLVKAFGRETYHEDGSLNRPHLIRHAFEEDRVEELNKLVHPAVAKKFKEISEQAKQNGEKILVEEAALLLNNGRPSFLDIIVLVKSNREKRIERVVERDGVSSEKVLDRDKNQPDFNNLSHLVDYTIENNGTLNELKEKSGKLFDLLMEIARK; encoded by the coding sequence ATGATTACAGTTGGGGTAACAGGGGGAATCGGCTCGGGAAAGACCACCGTTTGCAAAGAGTGGGAAAAACTTGGAGCAAAAGTTGTGTACGCTGATGATCTTGCCAAGAATTTGATGACTTCTGATTCGGATCTGAAACAGAAATTAGTCAAAGCATTTGGTCGGGAAACATATCACGAAGATGGTTCCCTTAATCGTCCCCATTTAATTCGCCATGCTTTTGAAGAGGACAGAGTGGAAGAATTAAATAAGTTGGTTCATCCGGCAGTTGCCAAAAAGTTCAAAGAAATTAGTGAACAGGCGAAGCAAAACGGCGAAAAGATACTGGTTGAAGAAGCTGCTTTATTACTTAATAATGGTCGCCCATCATTTCTCGATATCATTGTACTTGTAAAAAGTAACCGGGAGAAAAGGATTGAACGAGTAGTAGAAAGAGATGGTGTTTCTTCTGAAAAAGTATTAGACCGTGACAAAAATCAACCTGATTTCAACAATCTCTCACACCTGGTGGATTATACAATAGAGAACAATGGAACGCTTAATGAACTTAAAGAAAAGTCCGGGAAGTTGTTTGATTTGTTGATGGAAATAGCAAGAAAATAA